In the genome of Pelodiscus sinensis isolate JC-2024 chromosome 15, ASM4963464v1, whole genome shotgun sequence, one region contains:
- the LOC142818441 gene encoding ubiquitin-like protein ISG15, whose protein sequence is MALSLRVTLLTGETHTVAASGATPLAAFKAQLARQTGVPAAQQRLACPDGVELRDGSRLADYPLAPGDTVLLMVRREEPCPVFVKNPKGRTSTYSVLPSEGVASFRARVQRQENVDAGQFWLSLEGKPLEDGHTLGDYGVAPHCTIFLHLRLRGGPSPTEWSCLPAPFLGSDLDFVATPPSPSCGLVEGGPLEVRGGAVPGSDTYGVRRGHRERVLPPAPPPPSVRHAPAGPGGQPKTGLENVVEISPIASLSSYMGTRTS, encoded by the exons ATG GCGTTGTCGCTGCGGGTGACGCTGCTGACGGGCGAGACCCACACGGTGGCGGCCTCCGGCGCCACCCCCCTGGCGGCGTTCAAGGCCCAGCTGGCCCGGCAGACGGGGGTGCCCGCGGCCCAGCAGCGGCTGGCCTGCCCCGACGGCGTGGAGCTCCGCGACGGCTCCCGATTGGCCGACTACCCGCTGGCGCCCGGCGACACCGTGCTGCTGATGGTGAGGAGGGAGGAGCCCTGCCCCGTTTTCGTGAAGAACCCCAAAGGCCGCACCAGCACCTACAGCGTCCTGCCCTCCGAGGGGGTCGCCTCCTTCCGGGCCCGGGTCCAGCGGCAGGAGAACGTCGACGCCGGGCAGTTCTGGCTCAGCCTGGAGGGGAAACCGCTGGAGGACGGCCACACCCTGGGGGACTACGGCGTggccccccactgcaccatctTCCTGCACCTGCGGCTGCGGGGGGGGCCGAGCCCCACGGAAtggtcctgcctccctgcccccttcctcgggTCTGATCTCGACTTCGTAGCTACACCCCCCTCACCCAGCTGTGGACTCGTGGAGGGGGGACCTCTTGAGGTTCGGGGTGGAGCGGTGCCCGGATCTGACACTTATGGGGTGCGGAGGGGGCACCGGGAGagggtcctccctccagctcctcctccgccGTCCGTCCGTCACGCTCCAGCCGGGCCTGGTGGCCAACCTAAGACTGGGCTGGAGAACGTGGTGGAGATATCTCCCATAGCTTCGCTCAGCTCCTACATGGGAACGAGGACTTCCTGA
- the LOC142818415 gene encoding LOW QUALITY PROTEIN: ubiquitin-like protein ISG15 (The sequence of the model RefSeq protein was modified relative to this genomic sequence to represent the inferred CDS: deleted 1 base in 1 codon), with protein MPPALSRAAPVFREVVHIDRALVHSTKFIPHTDGDNVGPALSLRVTLLTGETHTVAASGATPLAAFKAQLARQTGVPAAQQRLACPDGVELRDGSRLADYPLAPGDTVLLMVRREEPCPVFVKNPKGRTSTYSVLPSEGVASFRARVQQQERIDAGQFWLSLAGKPLEDGHTLGDYGVAPHCTIFLHLRLRGGRTPRNGPASLPPSSGLISTS; from the exons ATGCCACCAGCTCTTAGCAGAGCGGCCCCTGTGTTTCGAGAGGTGGTGCACATTGatcgtgccttggtgcacagcacaaaatttattccgcacacggaTGGGGATAATGTGGGGCCG GCGTTGTCGCTGCGGGTGACGCTGCTGACGGGCGAGACCCACACGGTGGCGGCCTCCGGCGCCACC CCCCTGGCGGCGTTCAAGGCCCAGCTGGCCCGGCAGACGGGGGTGCCCGCGGCCCAGCAGCGGCTGGCCTGCCCCGACGGCGTGGAGCTCCGCGACGGCTCCCGATTGGCCGACTACCCGCTGGCGCCCGGCGACACCGTGCTGCTGATGGTGAGGAGGGAGGAGCCCTGCCCCGTTTTCGTGAAGAACCCCAAAGGCCGCACCAGCACCTACAGCGTCCTGCCCTCCGAGGGGGTCGCCTCCTTCCGGGCCCGGGTCCAGCAGCAGGAGAGGATCGACGCCGGGCAGTTCTGGCTCAGCCTGGCGGGGAAACCGCTGGAGGACGGCCACACCCTGGGGGACTACGGCGTggccccccactgcaccatctTCCTGCACCTGCGGCTGCGGGGGGGCCGAACCCCACGGAAtggtcctgcctccctgcccccttcctcgggTCTGATCTCGACTTCGTAG